TCAACCGGCAGAAATAGTTGTCGTTCACCGGCAAAAGTAGTTGACGCCGAACAGCATTCTCGAGGGCCAAGCCAGCAAGGTCGCGGCGGCGATGCGGCGTGCGGCGACCGGCGCCGGCCTCGCCAACGACACCCGCAAACCGGTCGATACGTGCGCCGACTACCTGCTCAAGTACCCCCGTATCTGCACTACGACCGGTACCTCGCGGCGGGCTATCCCATCGCCACCGGCGTCATCGAAGGGGCGTGCCGGTACCTGGTCCGCGACCGGATGGAGTTGACCGGCGCACGGTGGCGCCTGGTGGGAGCCGAGGCGGTCCTGAAGCTCCGGGCGCTACGGGCCAGCGGCGACTTCGATGCGTACTGGGACTTCCACGAAGCGCGCGAATACGAGCGGAATCACGCCCAGCGATACGCTGACGGGAAGGCGCCGCCGGTCAGCGAGCCGTCCCCGCCGTCCTCTCTACCACGCCTTCGACGGGTCAAGTAGCTCTTCCGTGCCGTTCGCAGACGCCCCCCGGGCCGTCGACGAAGAAGAGCCACACCCAAATCGGCGATGCAGCTGCTTGGCCGGTCAAGAGCTGAACTCCTCCCGGCGACCGGGTCATCGGGAGTCTACCTTGCGCGAGCATCCGGGGCTCTTGAGCAGTCTGCGAACGCGGGCTTCCGCGCCTCGTAGAGCACGGATCTGGACGTACAGGCTGCAATTCCGTCACCGAGCGATGGACCCTATTTGGACCCTGCGAAGTCGAACGGCTGACTCTCGTTCCACGCAAATTGTTGATTCTATTGGTGGGCCGCGCTGGGATCGAACCAGCGACACCCTGATTAAAAGTCAGGTGCTCTACCACTGAGCTAGCGGCCCGAGGGCGGGCCGCGGCCGGGGAGGCCGCGACCCGTCGGAAGCAGGCGGCGGGCCGAGCGCCGCCGCCGGAATCAGTGCACCATCAGCGGCACGCTGGCGGTCAGCGTCCCCCAGTCGAAACCGAGGTTGCCGTCCTCGATCGAGATGACGAGCTGCTCGGCCGGCGGGTCGAGCGCGCCGACGGTCATGGGGATGTGCTCGAGGTCGTGTTCGGCGTTGTACGCGGTGCCCCACTGGCCGGCCTCGCTGTTGACGATCAGGTGGAATTCGTCGCCGGCCTGCATGGTCCAGAGCGTGTACTCGCCGGCCGGGATGGTCGCGTCGCCGAGCATCAGTTCGCGGTCGGAGGTCAGCGTGGTGGCCTCGTCCGCGCCGAGGCGCCAGACCGAGTCGGCCATCGGCTCGACCGTCTCGCCGACGACACGGCCCTTGATGTACGGCCGGCCATAGTCGATGGTGATGTTGCCGCCGTCGACGCTCCAGTGGACGCTGACGTGGGGGCTGCCGCCGGCGCCTTCGTGGACGGGCGTCACGTGGCCGCCGCCGAGCATCTCCATGGCGCCCGCATCCGCCGCTTCGGCGTCCATGTCCGCGCCTTCGGATTCCATTGCCTCGGGTTCCGGCGCTTCACCGCCGCCGCCGCAGGCGGCGACGAACGTCAGGACCAGGCCGCCGAGCAAGAGGGTGAAAAGAAAGTGACGAGCGTTCATCGGGTCTCCCTTCGTCGGTAGATCATCGAAGAATAGCACGTGGCTCCCGCGCTGCCGGCGTGCGCAAGGGCACGGCGTCGCACTGTGCGGGCGGTGTCGCGCCCGGCGGCCGGCGGCGGGCCGCGGACGGCTACAGAATCCGCTGCCCGAGGGCCGAGAGCGCGAGCTCGACGCCGAGCTCGGCGGTGGCGTTGCGGTGGTCGAGCGTGGGATTCAGCTCGACCAGGTCGAGGCCCCGGAGCCGCCCGCTGTCGGCGACGGTCTCCATGACGAGGTGGGCCTCGCGGTAGCTGAGGCCGCCCTTGACGGCCGTGCCGACCCCGGGAGCGATGCCGGGATCGCAGACGTCCAGATCGAAGGAGACGTGCAGGCGGTCCGTGTCGCGGCCGGTCAGCTCGAGGGCCCGCTCGGCGACGGTGGCCATGCCGAGGCGGTCGATGTCCTTCATCGTGAAGACGTGGACGCCGGATGCGATCACCCGCTCGCGCTCGGCGGGGTCGAGGTTGCGGACGCCGATGAGGACGGTGCGGGCGGCCTCGATCGCGGGGGACGCCCCGCCGATGGCGGACAGCTCGCCGGGCTCCGGTCCGAGCAGCGCGGCGAGCGGCATGCCGTGGACGTTGCCGCTGGGGCTGGTGTCGGGCGTGTTCATGTCGCCGTGCGCGTCGATCCAGAGCAGGCCGAGGTGTCGTCCCTGCCGCCGGGCGGCGGCGGCGGTGGCGGCGGCGGAGCCGGCGGACAGGCTGTGATCGCCGCCGAGGACCAAGGGGATCGCGCCCGCCGCGTGCGATGCGTCGGCCGTTTCGAACAGCCGGCGGCAGACGCCGGCGATGGCGCCGATGTACTTCCTGCCCGCCTCTCCGGGCTGGATGGTTTCCCGGACCGGCGCGATCAGGTTGCCCCGATCCGTGACCGTGTAGCCGAGCCGGGCGATGCGGTCGCCGAGGCCGGCGATGCGCAGCGCGGACGGCCCCATGTCGACCCCGCGGCGCGAGGCCCCGAGGTCGAGGGGCACGCCGATGACGTGCACGGCGCTCATGCCGCGCTCCAGACGGCGTCGGCCGCGGTCCGCCCAGCGGCGCGGCCCGCCGCCACGCAGTCGGCGATGCCGACGCCGCGCAGGGCGGCGCCCACGATTTGCAGCCCCGGCGTCCCCGCCAGGCGGTCGTCGATTTCCGCGACGCGCGCCGGGTGGCCGACGTTCAGTTGGGGGTTCGCCCGCGGCCAGCGGTAGACGCGGGCCAGCACCGGCTCGCCGTGGATCCCGAGCAGTCGCGTCAAGTCGCCCCGTACGGTGTCGATCAGGGATGCGTCGGGCTCTGCGAGCGCGTCCGGCCGGCGCGTCCCGCCGAGGAAGCCGCGCAGCAGGACGTGGCCGTCCGGGGCGCGGCCGGGCCACTTCGACGAGATCCAGGTGGCGGCGGCGATCGAGAGGCCCGGCTCGACGCGGGGGACGACGAATCCGCTGCCCCGGAGCGGGTGCGATACCGCGGCGCGGGCGAAAGCGAGCACGACGATCGCGACCGAGGTGTCGGTGCACTCCGCACAGAGCCGGCCGAGCCTGTCGTCGACGCCGGCGGCGAGCGCAGCCGTGGCGGGGGCGGGCAGGGCGCAGATGACGTGATCCGCGGTGATGCGGGGTCCCTGCGCCGTCTCCAGCGCGTAGGGCGGTCCGGCGGTGAGCCTGGTGACCTCGATCCCTTGCCGCAGCGCGTCCGCCGGGAGGCGCGCCGCCAGCGCGCGGGGCAGGGTCTCGAGGCCCTCGGCGAACGAGCGGAAGGGGCCCTGATGCTCGGGCGCACCGGGGCGCGCCGCCGCGGTCCGGCGAAACGCGCGGATCACGCTGCCGTGCTTCCGCTCCGCCTCGATGAAGCGCGGAAAGAGCGCGTGCATCGAGAGCCGCTCGA
This DNA window, taken from Acidobacteriota bacterium, encodes the following:
- the hemG gene encoding protoporphyrinogen oxidase; translation: MSHVAVAVVGGGISGLAAAYELHRRKTPFVLLEKSNRLGGMIRTDRTGGFTIDAGPDSLVTQKPAAIALCEELGLAGRLIPTRAPRTAYVVRDGTLHPLPGGSVFGIPVGLGSLAAHRLLSRRGRLRLGLELLTPPHRSHRRPEPAEETIGAFFRRRFGAEATDYLAEPLLAGIHSGDVERLSMHALFPRFIEAERKHGSVIRAFRRTAAARPGAPEHQGPFRSFAEGLETLPRALAARLPADALRQGIEVTRLTAGPPYALETAQGPRITADHVICALPAPATAALAAGVDDRLGRLCAECTDTSVAIVVLAFARAAVSHPLRGSGFVVPRVEPGLSIAAATWISSKWPGRAPDGHVLLRGFLGGTRRPDALAEPDASLIDTVRGDLTRLLGIHGEPVLARVYRWPRANPQLNVGHPARVAEIDDRLAGTPGLQIVGAALRGVGIADCVAAGRAAGRTAADAVWSAA
- a CDS encoding DUF2911 domain-containing protein, translated to MNARHFLFTLLLGGLVLTFVAACGGGGEAPEPEAMESEGADMDAEAADAGAMEMLGGGHVTPVHEGAGGSPHVSVHWSVDGGNITIDYGRPYIKGRVVGETVEPMADSVWRLGADEATTLTSDRELMLGDATIPAGEYTLWTMQAGDEFHLIVNSEAGQWGTAYNAEHDLEHIPMTVGALDPPAEQLVISIEDGNLGFDWGTLTASVPLMVH
- the rocF gene encoding arginase translates to MSAVHVIGVPLDLGASRRGVDMGPSALRIAGLGDRIARLGYTVTDRGNLIAPVRETIQPGEAGRKYIGAIAGVCRRLFETADASHAAGAIPLVLGGDHSLSAGSAAATAAAARRQGRHLGLLWIDAHGDMNTPDTSPSGNVHGMPLAALLGPEPGELSAIGGASPAIEAARTVLIGVRNLDPAERERVIASGVHVFTMKDIDRLGMATVAERALELTGRDTDRLHVSFDLDVCDPGIAPGVGTAVKGGLSYREAHLVMETVADSGRLRGLDLVELNPTLDHRNATAELGVELALSALGQRIL